A genomic segment from Methanoplanus limicola DSM 2279 encodes:
- a CDS encoding 30S ribosomal protein S14: protein MAQNKNANQKESTKKFGRGANACQMCGRKQGLVRRYNIWLCRQCFRENAAKIGFKKLN from the coding sequence ATGGCACAGAATAAGAACGCAAACCAGAAAGAATCCACAAAGAAGTTTGGCCGTGGAGCAAATGCATGCCAGATGTGCGGAAGAAAACAGGGACTTGTCCGCAGATACAATATCTGGCTCTGCAGGCAGTGCTTCCGTGAGAACGCAGCAAAGATCGGGTTTAAGAAGCTCAATTAA
- a CDS encoding 30S ribosomal protein S4e, producing the protein MSNHLKRLNSPSGWRIPKKTNTFVKKTAPGPHNSHAMPVAVWLRDHVGLANNVKEVKKILTDRSLIVNGSPCTDSKMGIGVFDIISIPKIGKYYRILRNKKGDYVSVEITEDAAKSRLCKISDKTIVKGGRIQLNLRYGANVIVDSQEYNPKDSVVLSLEPETRFKVIDHFPFAVGSVAMIIGGKHSGKVGKISEICVVPGSIPNRIYLTEEKTGVEFDTIEDYVFIVGKDESAVSVWGIEE; encoded by the coding sequence ATGTCAAACCATCTTAAAAGATTAAATTCACCTTCCGGATGGCGGATTCCCAAAAAGACAAACACGTTTGTAAAGAAGACCGCACCGGGACCACACAACAGTCATGCTATGCCTGTAGCTGTCTGGCTCAGGGACCATGTCGGTCTTGCAAACAATGTCAAGGAAGTTAAGAAGATTCTTACGGACCGTTCCTTAATTGTGAACGGCAGTCCGTGCACCGACTCAAAGATGGGCATTGGTGTCTTTGACATTATTTCAATCCCAAAGATTGGAAAGTATTACCGTATCCTTCGCAACAAGAAGGGTGACTATGTATCTGTTGAAATTACAGAGGATGCTGCAAAATCACGTCTCTGCAAGATTTCAGACAAGACGATTGTCAAAGGCGGCAGGATTCAGCTGAATCTCAGATATGGTGCCAATGTAATCGTTGATAGTCAGGAATACAATCCAAAGGACTCAGTTGTCCTGAGCCTTGAACCTGAAACACGCTTTAAAGTTATTGATCACTTCCCGTTCGCAGTTGGCAGCGTTGCAATGATCATAGGCGGAAAGCATTCAGGTAAAGTCGGTAAAATCTCCGAGATCTGTGTAGTTCCGGGAAGCATTCCTAACAGAATCTACCTGACTGAAGAGAAGACCGGTGTTGAATTTGACACTATTGAGGACTACGTTTTCATTGTGGGCAAAGACGAATCAGCAGTATCTGTATGGGGGATTGAAGAATGA
- a CDS encoding 50S ribosomal protein L5 codes for MNPMQEVRIDKVVVHMGVGESGDKLMKAENIISEITGQKTVRTIAKRTQPAFGIRKGQAIGCKVFLRGEKAEEVVRAALEIVEKKLYAGQFDKTGNVSFGIEEHTDFPGQSYDPMIGIYGMDITVILERRGVRISRRSIEKKKLPAAQRVSREDAIKFMADRFQVEVQ; via the coding sequence ATGAACCCAATGCAGGAAGTCCGCATTGACAAAGTCGTAGTCCACATGGGTGTCGGAGAGTCCGGTGACAAATTAATGAAAGCTGAGAATATCATCTCAGAGATCACCGGTCAGAAGACTGTCAGAACAATTGCAAAGAGAACCCAGCCTGCTTTTGGAATCAGAAAGGGCCAGGCAATCGGCTGCAAAGTATTCCTCAGGGGAGAAAAAGCAGAAGAGGTTGTAAGGGCAGCTCTTGAAATTGTTGAGAAGAAGCTTTATGCAGGACAGTTTGATAAAACAGGCAATGTTTCTTTTGGTATTGAGGAGCACACCGATTTTCCGGGCCAGAGCTACGATCCAATGATCGGTATCTATGGTATGGACATAACAGTCATTCTTGAGAGGAGAGGTGTACGTATCAGCCGCAGAAGCATTGAGAAGAAGAAACTTCCGGCAGCTCAGAGAGTTTCACGTGAAGATGCTATCAAATTCATGGCAGACAGGTTCCAGGTGGAGGTGCAGTAA
- a CDS encoding 50S ribosomal protein L32e codes for MADEKIRLIRARNSQRATFKRQGLSRKKKLEDTWRRPRGLQSKQRRQYKAKGRHPQPGFGSPKAVRFLHPSGYEDVLVYNPADLEGLNPEVQALRIAGTVGNKKRFEIQAKAEGLGFKVLNPKEINAPLKDVEESVEEAEDDE; via the coding sequence ATGGCTGACGAAAAGATTAGACTTATCAGGGCACGCAATTCCCAGCGTGCAACCTTCAAGCGCCAGGGCCTTTCCCGCAAGAAGAAACTGGAGGACACATGGAGAAGACCACGTGGTCTCCAGAGCAAGCAGAGAAGACAGTACAAGGCGAAGGGACGTCATCCTCAGCCTGGATTCGGCAGTCCTAAAGCTGTGCGTTTCCTGCATCCAAGTGGATATGAAGATGTACTGGTCTATAACCCTGCTGACCTTGAGGGACTCAATCCTGAAGTTCAGGCATTAAGGATTGCCGGCACAGTCGGTAATAAAAAGCGCTTTGAAATTCAGGCAAAAGCCGAAGGACTTGGATTTAAGGTTCTCAATCCTAAGGAGATCAATGCTCCTTTGAAGGATGTGGAAGAATCTGTAGAGGAGGCAGAAGACGATGAGTGA
- a CDS encoding 30S ribosomal protein S8, with product MTKLNPIADAMSTIKNASDVGKTFCIVEPAGKLIGSMLGIMKEEGYIEGFELIDDGRGGQFRISLNGNINKCGSITPRFTVKTDEIEEWETRYLPAKNFGILILTTSKGVISHETARHEGVGGELLGYVY from the coding sequence TTGACAAAACTAAATCCAATTGCAGATGCTATGAGCACAATCAAGAACGCGTCTGATGTAGGCAAAACATTCTGTATTGTTGAACCTGCCGGAAAGCTCATCGGATCAATGCTCGGCATAATGAAGGAAGAAGGTTACATCGAAGGATTCGAACTGATTGACGACGGAAGGGGCGGACAGTTCAGAATCTCACTTAATGGTAATATCAACAAGTGTGGTTCTATCACACCACGTTTCACCGTTAAGACTGATGAAATCGAAGAATGGGAAACCAGATATCTTCCTGCAAAGAACTTTGGAATACTTATCCTGACTACCTCAAAAGGTGTAATCTCACACGAGACAGCACGACATGAGGGTGTCGGCGGTGAGCTTCTCGGATATGTGTATTAG
- a CDS encoding 50S ribosomal protein L6, with product MATEKRIQVPDGVNAEVQGSTLVVSGPKGTLKRNLHYPGISLRVEDGEFIVSTESTRKKIYAMLGTFVAHAGNMCRGVQEEYVYRLKVIYNHFPIQLKQSSDMLEIVNFLGEKEARYAAIPEGVSIKIEGDEITLSGINKELVGISASRIEKATKVRGRDTRVFQDGIYIVEKA from the coding sequence ATGGCAACAGAAAAAAGAATTCAGGTTCCTGATGGCGTAAATGCTGAAGTTCAGGGTTCAACCCTTGTTGTTTCAGGACCTAAAGGCACTCTTAAACGCAATCTGCACTACCCTGGTATATCTCTCAGGGTTGAAGATGGTGAATTTATCGTCTCAACTGAATCCACAAGGAAGAAGATCTATGCAATGCTTGGAACATTTGTTGCACATGCAGGAAATATGTGCAGGGGTGTCCAGGAAGAGTATGTGTACCGCTTAAAGGTAATATACAACCACTTTCCGATTCAGCTTAAGCAGAGCAGTGATATGCTTGAAATCGTAAACTTCCTCGGAGAGAAGGAAGCAAGATATGCAGCTATTCCTGAAGGAGTTTCCATCAAGATTGAAGGAGATGAAATTACTCTCTCCGGTATCAATAAGGAACTTGTCGGTATAAGTGCATCAAGAATAGAGAAAGCAACAAAGGTCCGTGGACGTGACACTCGCGTTTTCCAGGACGGAATATACATTGTTGAAAAGGCGTGA
- a CDS encoding 50S ribosomal protein L14, translating into MKAKQSRVPRALATGSRMTCADNTGARQVQIVSVDRYHGVKNRQPKLGLGDMATVSVKKGTPEMRRKLEKAVVIRQSKEIRRINGLRLSFEDNAMVITNERGEPKGTEIKGPVAREVAERFPKIGSMATIIV; encoded by the coding sequence ATGAAAGCAAAGCAGTCCAGAGTGCCAAGGGCACTTGCCACAGGCTCCAGGATGACATGCGCTGACAACACAGGCGCCCGCCAGGTACAGATTGTATCTGTTGACAGGTATCATGGTGTCAAAAACCGTCAGCCAAAACTTGGTCTTGGTGATATGGCAACAGTTTCTGTCAAGAAGGGAACTCCTGAGATGCGCCGCAAACTTGAAAAAGCGGTTGTTATCAGACAGAGTAAAGAGATAAGAAGAATAAACGGCCTCCGCCTCTCCTTTGAGGATAATGCAATGGTAATTACAAACGAACGTGGCGAACCTAAGGGCACTGAGATTAAGGGTCCTGTAGCACGTGAAGTTGCAGAGCGTTTCCCAAAGATCGGCTCAATGGCCACAATTATTGTCTGA
- the rplX gene encoding 50S ribosomal protein L24: MVRISSTQPRKQRKARYNAKLHQLGKFLNAPLSSELRETYGRRSFRIVEGDTVKVTRGDFRGDEGIIDGVDLEKGTVLVHGVTSTKVDGTEVPRPVYASNVQIVKLNLNDKIRQERLEAKK, from the coding sequence ATGGTAAGAATTTCTAGCACTCAGCCCAGGAAACAGCGTAAAGCACGCTACAATGCAAAGCTTCACCAGCTTGGCAAATTCCTGAATGCACCACTGTCATCTGAACTCCGCGAAACATACGGCAGAAGATCTTTCAGGATTGTTGAAGGTGACACTGTTAAAGTGACACGTGGTGATTTCAGAGGCGATGAGGGCATAATTGATGGTGTAGACCTCGAAAAGGGAACAGTCCTTGTCCACGGAGTAACTTCTACAAAAGTGGATGGCACTGAGGTTCCAAGACCGGTTTATGCTTCAAATGTTCAGATTGTCAAACTGAATCTTAATGATAAAATCCGCCAGGAGAGACTGGAGGCGAAGAAGTAA